Proteins encoded within one genomic window of Acidobacteriota bacterium:
- the aspS gene encoding aspartate--tRNA ligase, whose amino-acid sequence MSDQKTPRSAAGELRAASVGRRVRLCGWVHRRRDLGGVVFVDLRDRSGIVQVVFYPQAEELHRRAAGLRPETVIEVLGEVQPRGDDAVNPEMPTGEVEVRAEAVTILAECDDLPLQPAGTQLPQEETRLRWRFLDLRRAPMREALALRSEVVRLVRDHLHGEGFWDVETPILTRSTPEGARDYLVPSRVHPGEFYALPQSPQLFKQLLMVAGVERYYQIARCFRDEDLRADRQPEFTQVDIEMSFVEPDDVMGVVEGLLVRVGALVGWQLEAPFERMTWLEAMDTYGVDRPDLRYGLKIADVSERAAASEFVVFRKAVEEGGVVRGLAVPGGAAFSRKVLDALTARARDLGAAGLVWFKVKVDGVSGPAVKALGAESAAAFCDAIGAGENDLALVVAGPLETTRRVLGTLRTEIAADHGLVPEGVHALCWVTDFPLLEWDEDEQRWFACHHPFTSPEPEQIDLLQSDPGAVRARAYDIVLDGVEIGGGSIRIHRPDVQQKVFSALGIDPAEARERFGFLLEALHYGAPPHGGIALGLDRLVALLCGRESIRDVIAFPKTTSASCPLTRAPSPIDAVQLRQLGLALRQAKTD is encoded by the coding sequence ATGAGCGATCAGAAAACGCCGCGGTCGGCCGCCGGCGAGTTGCGGGCCGCCAGCGTCGGCCGGCGGGTCCGGCTCTGCGGCTGGGTGCACCGGCGGCGGGACCTGGGCGGTGTGGTCTTCGTCGACCTGCGCGACCGCAGCGGCATCGTGCAGGTGGTGTTCTATCCCCAGGCTGAAGAACTTCATCGCCGGGCCGCCGGCCTGCGCCCCGAAACCGTGATCGAAGTGCTCGGCGAGGTCCAGCCGCGGGGCGACGACGCCGTCAACCCGGAGATGCCTACGGGCGAAGTGGAAGTGCGGGCCGAGGCGGTGACGATCCTGGCCGAGTGCGACGACCTGCCCCTGCAGCCGGCGGGTACGCAGCTGCCCCAGGAAGAGACCCGCCTGCGCTGGCGTTTTCTCGATCTGCGCCGGGCTCCCATGCGCGAGGCTCTGGCCCTGCGGTCGGAAGTCGTGCGCCTGGTCCGGGATCACCTGCACGGAGAGGGTTTCTGGGACGTGGAAACGCCGATCCTCACCCGTTCCACCCCGGAAGGCGCCCGGGACTACCTGGTGCCCTCCCGGGTCCATCCCGGCGAGTTCTACGCCCTGCCCCAGTCGCCCCAGCTCTTCAAACAGCTGCTGATGGTCGCCGGTGTCGAACGTTACTACCAGATCGCCCGCTGCTTCCGCGACGAGGACCTGCGGGCTGACCGGCAGCCGGAGTTCACCCAGGTGGACATCGAGATGTCCTTCGTCGAGCCGGACGACGTGATGGGGGTCGTCGAGGGCCTGCTGGTGCGTGTCGGGGCCCTGGTGGGCTGGCAACTCGAGGCGCCCTTCGAGCGCATGACCTGGCTCGAGGCCATGGACACGTACGGCGTGGATCGGCCCGACCTGCGCTACGGCCTGAAGATCGCCGACGTCAGCGAGCGTGCCGCAGCGTCGGAGTTCGTCGTCTTCCGCAAGGCGGTGGAGGAGGGCGGGGTGGTGCGCGGACTGGCCGTGCCCGGCGGGGCGGCCTTCAGCCGCAAGGTGCTCGACGCTCTCACGGCTCGCGCCCGGGACCTGGGTGCGGCGGGGCTGGTCTGGTTCAAGGTCAAGGTCGACGGGGTCAGCGGCCCGGCGGTCAAGGCTCTGGGCGCCGAGAGCGCGGCGGCCTTCTGCGACGCGATCGGCGCCGGCGAAAACGACCTGGCCCTGGTGGTGGCCGGTCCTCTCGAGACGACCCGCCGGGTGCTGGGCACGCTGCGCACGGAAATCGCGGCGGACCATGGCCTTGTGCCTGAGGGCGTTCACGCCCTGTGCTGGGTGACCGACTTCCCCCTCCTCGAGTGGGACGAAGACGAGCAGCGCTGGTTCGCCTGCCATCATCCTTTCACCTCGCCCGAGCCCGAACAGATCGATCTGCTCCAAAGCGACCCGGGGGCGGTCCGGGCCCGGGCCTACGACATCGTCCTCGACGGGGTGGAGATCGGTGGGGGCAGCATTCGAATTCACCGTCCCGACGTGCAGCAGAAGGTTTTCTCGGCCCTCGGTATCGACCCCGCGGAGGCCCGCGAGCGCTTCGGCTTCCTGCTCGAGGCGTTGCACTACGGTGCGCCGCCCCACGGGGGCATCGCGCTGGGCCTCGATCGCCTGGTGGCCCTGCTCTGCGGGAGGGAATCGATCCGGGACGTGATCGCCTTCCCCAAGACCACCTCCGCCTCCTGCCCGTTGACCCGGGCGCCGTCCCCCATCGACGCCGTCCAGTTGCGCCAGCTCGGCCTGGCGCTGCGGCAAGCGAAGACGGATTGA
- a CDS encoding DHH family phosphoesterase gives MRYAIICQSRSHADLLRESLGARSEETAFAVEAVALERALKRDGCEVVRGRFRDRALYRALLPADLLLISLKDRRRFRTVLEAVRRERGDTPVLVLALGPVDQLPVDPADYPWAHFIPVGERFATTLRSDIRLSRSKIKVRRLRETLDDAKNVLVLLQDDPDPDGLACALALRTLLGRNRVSMPMGSFGAVTRPENIEMCKVLDLEPLLITAEDLEHYDRIVMLDTQPPHLRYPLPQVDVVIDHHPVQTSYEARFKDVRNSYGATASILVEYLRCEGVRVNERLATALLYAVRTDTQMLDRPVTPADVEAFTWLFPRANTNWIRRIERPALPRETLTSFAEGLRRARIEDKVIFSHLGEVSREDIIPQLADFCLQVEGVDWSAVSGVIGGELVMSLRNVGFVQAAGTVVKAAFGKLGAAGGHRSMAKAIIPLGKLPHCRKSLPTDKTYRHIEDLFLEALRGAG, from the coding sequence ATGCGCTACGCAATCATCTGCCAGAGTCGCTCCCACGCCGACCTGTTGCGGGAGTCCCTCGGTGCCCGCAGCGAGGAGACCGCCTTCGCCGTCGAGGCGGTGGCCCTCGAGCGGGCCCTCAAGCGCGACGGCTGCGAGGTGGTGCGGGGTCGTTTTCGCGACCGCGCCCTCTACCGCGCCCTGCTGCCCGCCGACCTGCTGCTGATCTCCCTCAAGGACCGCCGCCGTTTCCGCACCGTCCTCGAGGCCGTGCGCCGGGAGCGCGGCGACACCCCCGTGCTGGTGCTGGCCCTCGGGCCCGTCGATCAGCTCCCTGTAGACCCCGCGGACTACCCCTGGGCCCATTTCATTCCCGTCGGTGAGCGCTTCGCCACCACCCTGCGCTCGGACATTCGCCTCTCACGTTCGAAGATCAAGGTGCGGCGCCTGCGGGAGACCCTCGACGACGCCAAGAACGTGCTGGTGCTGCTGCAGGACGACCCCGACCCCGATGGTCTGGCCTGCGCCCTGGCCCTGCGCACCCTGCTCGGCCGCAATCGGGTCAGCATGCCGATGGGGTCGTTCGGCGCGGTGACCCGGCCGGAGAACATCGAAATGTGCAAGGTGCTCGACCTCGAGCCCCTGCTGATCACCGCCGAGGACCTCGAGCACTACGACCGCATCGTGATGCTCGACACCCAGCCCCCCCACCTGCGCTACCCGCTGCCCCAGGTCGACGTGGTGATCGATCATCACCCGGTGCAGACCAGCTACGAGGCCCGCTTCAAGGACGTGCGCAATTCCTACGGCGCGACGGCCTCGATTCTCGTCGAGTACCTGCGCTGTGAAGGTGTGCGGGTCAACGAGCGTCTGGCCACGGCCCTGCTCTACGCCGTGCGCACCGATACCCAGATGCTCGACCGCCCGGTCACCCCCGCCGACGTGGAGGCCTTCACCTGGCTCTTTCCCCGGGCCAACACCAACTGGATCCGCCGCATCGAGCGCCCGGCCCTGCCCCGGGAGACCCTGACCTCCTTCGCCGAGGGTCTGCGCCGCGCCCGCATCGAGGACAAGGTGATCTTCTCCCACCTCGGCGAGGTCAGCCGGGAAGACATCATTCCCCAGCTCGCCGACTTCTGCCTGCAAGTGGAAGGGGTGGACTGGTCGGCGGTCTCGGGGGTGATCGGCGGGGAGTTGGTGATGTCCCTGCGCAACGTGGGCTTCGTCCAGGCCGCCGGCACGGTGGTCAAGGCCGCCTTCGGCAAGCTCGGTGCCGCCGGCGGCCACCGCTCGATGGCCAAGGCGATCATCCCCCTCGGCAAGCTCCCCCACTGCCGCAAGAGCCTGCCCACGGACAAGACTTACCGCCACATCGAGGACCTCTTCCTCGAGGCGCTGCGGGGGGCGGGCTAG
- the rplI gene encoding 50S ribosomal protein L9, whose product MEVILRENVKDLGQRGDVVRVADGFARNFLIPKQLAYRLTEGVRRQVETESRAKAAREAREAEQAGRIAAKIGDLQVIRFRRKAGESGSLYGSVTNVDIAEELAARGIEVDRRNVRLEEPIRRIGTHHVLIHVYRETDVTLAVEVEPEEESAGS is encoded by the coding sequence ATGGAAGTCATACTTCGAGAGAACGTCAAGGACCTCGGGCAGCGGGGGGACGTGGTGCGGGTGGCCGATGGCTTCGCCCGCAACTTCCTGATTCCCAAGCAGCTCGCTTACCGGCTGACGGAAGGCGTCCGCCGCCAGGTGGAAACCGAGTCCCGGGCCAAGGCCGCGCGGGAAGCGCGGGAAGCCGAACAGGCCGGCCGCATCGCGGCGAAGATCGGCGACTTGCAGGTGATCCGCTTCCGCCGCAAGGCCGGTGAGTCGGGTTCCCTCTACGGCTCGGTGACCAACGTGGACATCGCGGAAGAACTCGCGGCTCGCGGGATCGAGGTCGATCGTCGCAACGTTCGGCTCGAGGAGCCGATCCGGCGGATCGGCACCCACCACGTACTGATCCACGTCTATCGCGAGACCGATGTCACCCTCGCGGTGGAGGTGGAGCCCGAGGAGGAGAGCGCCGGCTCCTGA
- the rpsF gene encoding 30S ribosomal protein S6, whose protein sequence is MRRYEMVLVADPTIPEDAHDRLITGFETMISEGQGVVHKVDRWGRRKLAYPIRKHLEGNYTVLLFDAPPELEREMVRRIKLSDHWLRFFTVRADHQQPPTEEEKQALVEARREHLRRAAERAAQLEAEAAAPAVAAAPEEEAAPVESEAADETVPEAPVETPADPSEAAPTAPAEDTEEEDR, encoded by the coding sequence ATGCGACGCTACGAGATGGTCCTCGTGGCCGATCCGACCATTCCCGAGGATGCCCACGACCGGCTGATCACCGGGTTCGAGACGATGATCAGCGAAGGTCAGGGTGTGGTCCACAAGGTGGACCGCTGGGGACGGCGGAAGCTGGCCTATCCGATTCGCAAGCACCTGGAAGGCAACTACACGGTGCTCCTCTTCGACGCCCCGCCGGAACTCGAGCGGGAGATGGTGCGCCGGATCAAGCTCTCCGATCACTGGCTGCGCTTCTTCACCGTGCGGGCGGACCATCAGCAGCCGCCCACCGAGGAGGAGAAGCAGGCCCTGGTGGAGGCCCGGCGCGAGCACCTGCGCCGCGCCGCGGAGCGGGCCGCTCAACTCGAGGCCGAGGCTGCGGCGCCGGCCGTTGCGGCCGCCCCTGAGGAGGAAGCCGCGCCCGTGGAGAGCGAGGCGGCCGACGAGACCGTGCCGGAGGCTCCAGTGGAGACGCCCGCTGACCCATCCGAGGCGGCTCCGACCGCGCCGGCCGAGGACACCGAGGAGGAAGATCGATGA
- the pth gene encoding aminoacyl-tRNA hydrolase: MLILGLGNPGPEYAGTRHNVGYAVIEELARRHGVEIDRQRHRARYGKGRIGKTPVILAEPLTFMNLSGEAARPLLAYHGLEPADLVVVHDEADLAPGVVRIKAGGGLAGHNGLTSIAAHLGTRDFLRVRLGIGRPPGGGAKLARHVLSRPSAEEAAALAEAVETGAAAVEAILAEGVEAAMGRFNRKKTSEPAGD, from the coding sequence ATGTTGATTCTCGGGCTGGGAAATCCCGGACCGGAGTATGCCGGGACCCGTCACAACGTGGGCTATGCCGTGATCGAAGAACTGGCCCGGCGGCACGGCGTCGAAATCGACCGCCAGCGCCACCGGGCACGTTACGGCAAGGGCCGGATCGGGAAGACTCCGGTGATCCTGGCCGAGCCCTTGACCTTCATGAATCTCTCCGGCGAGGCGGCCCGGCCGCTTCTCGCCTACCACGGGTTGGAGCCCGCCGACCTGGTGGTGGTCCACGACGAGGCCGACCTGGCTCCCGGCGTGGTGCGCATCAAGGCGGGCGGAGGGCTCGCCGGTCACAACGGCCTGACCTCCATTGCGGCGCACCTGGGAACCCGGGATTTCCTGCGGGTGCGCCTGGGCATAGGACGACCGCCCGGTGGCGGCGCGAAGCTGGCTCGCCACGTGCTCAGCCGGCCTTCCGCCGAGGAAGCAGCGGCGCTGGCCGAGGCGGTGGAGACCGGCGCGGCGGCCGTGGAAGCGATTCTCGCCGAAGGCGTGGAAGCGGCCATGGGTCGGTTCAACAGGAAGAAGACCAGCGAGCCGGCCGGGGATTGA
- a CDS encoding 50S ribosomal protein L25, whose translation MSQELHIEVIERDEAGKNASRRLRKAGKIPAVVYGGGRDPVSVQVDPRPIEAVLESPRGWNTLIQLKVGDRELKRMVMLRDVQRHPATEALLHADFVRVELDELIVVSVPVELTGTPVGVKTEGGLIDFVNRQVQVKTLPGLIPDNLPVDISDLHVGQHLEAKDLPLPEKVELVTPPTETICVCAGKSASEEEEAEAAAAAEAEAEAAAAAEAETAEE comes from the coding sequence ATGAGCCAGGAACTCCACATCGAAGTCATCGAGAGGGACGAGGCGGGCAAAAACGCCTCGCGTCGGCTGCGGAAGGCGGGGAAGATTCCTGCCGTGGTCTACGGCGGTGGTCGGGACCCCGTCAGCGTCCAGGTCGATCCCCGCCCCATCGAGGCGGTGCTCGAATCGCCTCGCGGCTGGAACACGCTGATCCAGCTCAAGGTCGGTGACCGGGAACTCAAGCGGATGGTGATGCTGCGCGACGTCCAGCGGCATCCGGCCACCGAGGCCCTGCTCCACGCCGATTTCGTCCGGGTCGAACTCGACGAGCTGATCGTGGTCAGCGTGCCGGTGGAGTTGACCGGAACCCCGGTGGGCGTCAAGACCGAGGGCGGCCTGATCGACTTCGTCAACCGCCAGGTGCAGGTCAAGACCCTGCCGGGCCTGATCCCGGACAACCTGCCGGTGGACATCAGCGACCTGCACGTGGGGCAGCACCTGGAAGCCAAGGATCTGCCCCTGCCCGAGAAGGTCGAACTGGTCACACCGCCGACCGAGACGATCTGCGTGTGTGCCGGCAAGTCGGCCTCCGAGGAGGAAGAAGCCGAAGCGGCCGCCGCCGCCGAGGCCGAAGCCGAGGCTGCCGCCGCCGCCGAGGCCGAGACCGCGGAAGAATAG
- the rpsR gene encoding 30S ribosomal protein S18, which translates to MSTPRRRGRRFLFRRQKYCKFCEAKVDTIDYKDLRTLQNYIPERGKILPRRVSGTCAKHQRQLSTAIKRARYLALLPYTAD; encoded by the coding sequence ATGAGCACACCGAGACGTCGGGGCCGACGCTTTCTCTTCCGCCGGCAGAAGTACTGCAAGTTCTGCGAGGCCAAGGTCGATACCATCGACTACAAGGACCTGCGCACCTTGCAGAACTACATCCCTGAGCGGGGCAAGATCCTTCCCCGCCGGGTTTCCGGGACCTGCGCCAAGCACCAGCGCCAGCTCTCCACCGCGATCAAGAGAGCCCGCTACCTGGCCCTCTTGCCCTACACGGCAGACTGA
- a CDS encoding VanZ family protein translates to MSWGFVGRAWPALLLMAAIFALSHINLPVGATGGSDKIIHAVVFGLLAALWMRALDGWQGGLWGRAMLAICVTTAWGVLDEIHQAFVPGRTASALDALADLGGAVLVVGLLSWRVASRAADPAES, encoded by the coding sequence GTGAGTTGGGGTTTCGTTGGCCGGGCCTGGCCCGCCCTGCTGCTGATGGCGGCGATCTTCGCGCTCTCGCACATCAACTTGCCCGTGGGGGCTACCGGGGGATCGGACAAGATCATCCACGCCGTGGTCTTCGGCCTGCTGGCGGCCCTCTGGATGCGGGCGCTGGACGGTTGGCAAGGCGGTCTTTGGGGGCGGGCCATGCTGGCGATCTGCGTGACCACCGCCTGGGGCGTGCTGGACGAGATCCACCAGGCGTTCGTGCCGGGACGCACGGCCTCGGCCCTCGATGCCCTGGCCGACCTGGGCGGCGCCGTGCTGGTGGTGGGCCTGCTGAGCTGGCGGGTCGCCAGCCGGGCGGCGGACCCGGCGGAGAGCTGA
- the hisS gene encoding histidine--tRNA ligase, which produces MGVRYQSLRGFSDLLPGETELWQAFEDEARRALARYGFREIRPPHLEKTELFTRSVGEGTDIVGKEMFTFEVSGDSVSLRPELTAQVCRAYIEHGLDRRGLSRLYYIGPAFRKERPQKGRLRQFHQVGVEVFGESAPETDVEVIAVGLETLAAAGVEGSRLLLNSIGDPDSRAAYKKILVESLAAVRDQLCGDCRTRLERNPLRVLDCKVETCRELTAAAPRIDEHLSEDARRHFDAVREGLGKLGIAYEVDPRLVRGLDYYVHTTFEIQAEGLGAQNTVLGGGRYDGLVAQLGGRQVPGIGWAAGIERLLLAAGADPAASRELLDVYLVTLGPRAREGALLLAQNLRAEKLRVGWDTAGHGLGGQMKRAGRSGARFAVLVGDDELERGLVSVKDLASGAQSQAPLEPGELAAWLRRRREEQS; this is translated from the coding sequence TTGGGTGTTCGCTACCAGTCCCTCAGGGGTTTTTCCGACCTGCTCCCCGGGGAGACGGAGCTGTGGCAGGCCTTCGAGGACGAAGCCCGCCGGGCCCTGGCCCGCTATGGCTTTCGTGAAATCCGTCCGCCTCATCTGGAGAAGACCGAGCTCTTCACCCGCTCGGTGGGAGAGGGCACCGACATCGTCGGGAAGGAGATGTTCACCTTCGAGGTCAGCGGCGACTCGGTCTCCCTGCGGCCGGAGCTGACCGCCCAGGTCTGCCGGGCCTACATCGAGCACGGCCTCGACCGGCGAGGGCTCAGCCGCCTCTACTACATCGGTCCCGCCTTCCGCAAGGAGCGGCCCCAGAAGGGGCGCCTGCGCCAGTTCCACCAGGTGGGCGTGGAGGTCTTCGGCGAATCGGCTCCGGAGACCGACGTGGAGGTCATCGCCGTCGGTCTGGAGACGCTCGCAGCTGCCGGCGTGGAAGGCTCGCGCCTGCTGCTCAACTCCATCGGCGATCCCGACTCCCGGGCGGCCTATAAAAAGATTCTCGTCGAGTCCCTCGCGGCAGTGCGGGACCAGCTTTGCGGGGACTGCCGCACGCGTCTCGAACGCAATCCTCTGCGGGTACTCGACTGCAAGGTGGAGACCTGCCGGGAGCTGACCGCCGCCGCGCCGAGGATCGACGAGCACCTGTCGGAGGATGCCCGGCGGCACTTCGACGCGGTGCGGGAGGGGCTCGGGAAACTGGGCATCGCCTACGAAGTGGACCCCCGCCTGGTGCGCGGCCTGGACTATTACGTGCACACCACCTTCGAGATCCAGGCCGAGGGACTCGGGGCCCAGAACACGGTGCTCGGGGGCGGGCGCTACGACGGGCTGGTGGCCCAGCTCGGCGGCCGCCAGGTGCCGGGCATCGGCTGGGCGGCGGGCATCGAGCGGCTGCTGCTGGCCGCCGGGGCGGATCCGGCCGCTTCCCGGGAACTGCTCGACGTTTACCTGGTCACCCTGGGGCCCCGGGCCCGGGAGGGCGCCCTGCTGCTGGCCCAGAATCTGCGCGCCGAGAAGCTCCGGGTGGGTTGGGATACGGCGGGCCATGGCCTGGGGGGCCAGATGAAGCGGGCGGGTCGCTCGGGGGCGCGTTTTGCCGTGCTGGTGGGCGACGATGAGTTGGAGCGGGGTCTGGTCTCGGTCAAGGACCTGGCCAGCGGGGCGCAGAGCCAGGCGCCCCTGGAGCCCGGTGAACTGGCGGCGTGGCTGCGCCGCCGCCGCGAGGAGCAGAGCTGA
- a CDS encoding PQQ-binding-like beta-propeller repeat protein, giving the protein MSRSLLTSTSLVTLLVLLSAATPGPASKGTATFAPSAAWQVVLDQAPARAPTEVLLGSRLATLLAGPGGVEVRALDSGAQLWKRNDIGAAGLQTVPPVGADSLPVAGWTGQDSGGHPTLRVIHLGSGKDLLTHRLARPALAPPLPRPTSGGLPRWSLLLAGDEIVTLDRDGRRLAGQVLDDPVYPRLWSLLSHPATLGRESGRLLLPFLAAQKLRPRDLEAETLSFDGRWLLAAGKRSFAAWRCRETRRGRIRCSRQWRQHLGGTVTAPARVAGETILVSCRDTFLYAFRRDNGHLLWRRATGRRLALTALVAGKLVITAVGDAEVQAFHLDTGQPAGALTLPAGEHLAAPPGLAGGYLLVATRTVPESVVRLRAYALSAKQEPGAEKESARR; this is encoded by the coding sequence ATGAGCCGATCTCTCCTCACGTCGACCTCGCTCGTCACCCTGCTGGTCCTGCTGTCGGCCGCGACGCCCGGCCCGGCCTCCAAGGGCACCGCCACGTTCGCTCCGAGCGCGGCCTGGCAGGTCGTCCTCGATCAAGCACCTGCGCGCGCGCCCACCGAAGTGCTGTTGGGCAGCCGGTTGGCCACGCTCCTGGCAGGGCCCGGCGGCGTCGAAGTCCGGGCCCTGGACAGTGGCGCGCAACTCTGGAAAAGGAACGACATCGGTGCGGCGGGCCTGCAGACCGTACCGCCGGTGGGGGCTGACTCACTCCCCGTGGCCGGTTGGACCGGCCAGGACTCGGGCGGACATCCAACGCTGCGGGTGATCCACCTGGGCTCCGGCAAAGACCTGCTGACCCACCGACTCGCCCGACCGGCGCTGGCACCGCCCCTGCCCCGCCCCACCTCCGGCGGTCTGCCCCGCTGGAGCCTGCTGCTGGCCGGCGACGAGATCGTCACCCTCGACCGGGATGGCCGCCGCCTCGCCGGACAGGTCCTCGACGACCCCGTGTACCCGCGGCTCTGGAGCCTGCTGAGCCACCCCGCCACCCTGGGCCGGGAAAGCGGCCGCCTGCTGCTGCCCTTTCTGGCGGCACAGAAGCTGCGCCCCCGAGACCTGGAGGCGGAGACCCTCTCCTTCGACGGGCGCTGGCTGCTGGCCGCCGGGAAACGCTCCTTTGCCGCCTGGCGCTGCCGGGAGACGCGCCGCGGCCGGATCCGCTGCAGCCGCCAATGGCGCCAGCACCTGGGAGGCACCGTCACCGCTCCGGCCCGGGTGGCCGGCGAGACGATCCTCGTCTCCTGCCGGGATACCTTCCTCTACGCCTTCCGCCGGGACAACGGCCACCTGCTCTGGCGTCGCGCCACCGGCCGCCGCCTGGCGCTGACCGCCCTGGTGGCCGGCAAGCTGGTGATCACCGCCGTGGGCGACGCCGAGGTGCAGGCCTTCCACCTGGATACCGGCCAGCCCGCCGGCGCCCTCACCCTGCCCGCCGGCGAGCACCTCGCCGCCCCCCCGGGCCTGGCCGGCGGCTACCTGCTCGTCGCCACCCGCACCGTGCCCGAAAGCGTCGTACGGCTGCGGGCCTACGCTCTGAGCGCCAAGCAAGAACCCGGTGCCGAGAAAGAAAGCGCCCGCCGCTGA
- a CDS encoding sodium-translocating pyrophosphatase: MDVILYGVPILGVVTLVFAWLRTLKVNRADAGDSKMAEIAAAIREGAMAFLAREYKVLAIFVVAVGVLLVLGNLGGSSDGNFRHPLIALSFVVGALCSAAAGYFGMRVATAANVRTTQAARSSLNDALSVAFTGGSVMGLSVVGLGVAGLGGLFVLYWATPILGVEPMAGRSLPDVVTILAGFSLGASSIALFARVGGGIYTKAADVGADLVGKVEAGIPEDDPRNPAVVADNVGDNVGDVAGMGADLFESYVGAIVGSMVIGAAATVGFKEATMLPLGLAGVGIVASIIGTFFVRVKEGGNPQKALNTGMFVSGGLMVLAAYFVIRGLVPEEGIVFREGADPVGWGGIFAATVGGLIAGALVGLTTEYYTSKDRSPAQGIAKDSVTGAATNIISGLGVGMASCALPVIWIVMAILLAHRLAGLYGIAVAALGMLSTTGIQLAVDAYGPIADNAGGIAEMSGLPPEVRQRTDNLDAVGNTTAAIGKGFAIGSAALTALALFSAFQTQVSRGGERLSMDLAQPEIIAGLLLGAMLPFVFSAMAMKAVGAAAFEMIEEVRRQFRSIPGLMEGKARADYARCVDISTAAAIRRMVVPGLLAVLSPVVVGFGSKWMFGSPAALGGLLAGTTASGVLMAIFMANAGGAWDNAKKYIEEGHHGGKGSDAHHAAVIGDTVGDPFKDTAGPSLNILIKLMSVVALVIAPLL; encoded by the coding sequence ATGGACGTGATTCTCTACGGTGTACCGATCCTGGGCGTGGTGACCCTGGTTTTCGCTTGGCTGCGAACCCTGAAAGTCAACCGCGCCGATGCGGGCGACAGCAAGATGGCGGAGATCGCCGCTGCCATCCGCGAGGGCGCCATGGCCTTCCTGGCTCGCGAGTACAAGGTGCTGGCGATCTTCGTGGTGGCAGTGGGCGTGCTGCTGGTCCTGGGGAACCTGGGCGGCAGCAGCGATGGCAACTTCCGGCACCCGCTGATCGCCCTGTCCTTCGTCGTCGGGGCCCTCTGCTCGGCTGCGGCGGGCTACTTCGGCATGCGGGTCGCCACGGCGGCCAACGTGCGCACCACCCAGGCCGCGCGCAGCAGTCTCAACGACGCCCTTTCGGTGGCCTTCACCGGCGGCTCGGTGATGGGCCTTTCGGTGGTGGGTCTCGGTGTGGCGGGCCTCGGCGGCCTGTTCGTCCTCTACTGGGCGACGCCGATCCTCGGGGTCGAGCCGATGGCCGGGCGCAGCCTGCCCGACGTGGTGACGATTCTCGCGGGCTTCTCCCTCGGTGCCTCCTCGATCGCCCTCTTCGCTCGTGTGGGAGGCGGGATCTACACCAAGGCGGCGGACGTGGGAGCCGACCTGGTGGGCAAGGTGGAAGCCGGTATCCCTGAAGACGATCCGCGCAACCCGGCGGTGGTCGCGGACAACGTGGGCGACAACGTGGGCGACGTGGCCGGCATGGGGGCCGACCTCTTCGAATCCTACGTGGGCGCCATCGTCGGCTCGATGGTGATCGGCGCGGCGGCCACCGTGGGCTTCAAGGAGGCGACAATGCTGCCCCTGGGACTGGCGGGTGTCGGCATCGTCGCCTCGATCATCGGCACCTTCTTCGTCCGGGTCAAAGAGGGGGGCAATCCCCAGAAGGCCCTGAACACCGGCATGTTCGTCTCCGGCGGCCTGATGGTGCTTGCCGCTTACTTCGTGATTCGCGGCCTGGTTCCCGAGGAGGGCATCGTCTTCCGAGAGGGCGCGGACCCGGTGGGCTGGGGCGGCATCTTCGCAGCTACTGTCGGCGGCCTGATCGCCGGCGCCCTGGTGGGGCTGACCACCGAGTACTACACCTCCAAGGATCGGTCCCCGGCGCAGGGCATCGCCAAGGACTCGGTCACCGGCGCGGCGACCAACATCATCTCCGGCCTCGGGGTGGGCATGGCCTCCTGCGCCCTGCCGGTGATCTGGATCGTGATGGCGATTCTCCTGGCCCACCGCCTGGCGGGGCTCTACGGCATCGCCGTCGCCGCCCTGGGCATGCTCTCGACCACCGGCATCCAACTCGCCGTGGATGCCTACGGTCCCATCGCGGACAACGCCGGGGGCATCGCCGAGATGAGCGGACTGCCCCCGGAAGTCCGGCAGCGCACCGACAACCTCGACGCGGTGGGCAACACCACTGCGGCCATCGGCAAGGGTTTTGCCATCGGCTCGGCGGCGCTGACCGCCCTGGCCCTGTTCAGCGCCTTCCAGACACAGGTCTCCCGGGGGGGTGAGCGCCTGAGCATGGACCTGGCCCAGCCGGAGATCATCGCCGGTCTGTTGCTGGGAGCCATGCTGCCCTTCGTCTTCTCCGCGATGGCCATGAAGGCCGTCGGCGCCGCCGCCTTCGAGATGATCGAGGAGGTGCGCCGCCAGTTCCGCAGCATTCCGGGGCTGATGGAAGGCAAGGCCCGGGCCGACTACGCCCGCTGCGTGGATATCTCCACGGCCGCGGCGATCCGCCGGATGGTGGTGCCGGGCCTGCTGGCCGTGCTCTCCCCGGTGGTGGTGGGTTTCGGCTCCAAGTGGATGTTCGGCTCGCCGGCGGCCCTCGGCGGGCTGCTGGCGGGCACCACCGCCTCCGGCGTGCTGATGGCGATTTTCATGGCCAATGCCGGGGGCGCCTGGGACAACGCCAAGAAGTACATCGAGGAAGGTCACCATGGCGGCAAGGGCTCGGACGCCCACCACGCCGCGGTGATCGGTGACACGGTGGGAGATCCGTTCAAGGACACCGCGGGTCCCTCGCTGAACATCCTGATCAAGCTGATGAGCGTGGTGGCCCTGGTCATCGCCCCGCTGCTCTAG